Proteins from one Triticum aestivum cultivar Chinese Spring chromosome 7A, IWGSC CS RefSeq v2.1, whole genome shotgun sequence genomic window:
- the LOC123152122 gene encoding uncharacterized protein isoform X2 produces MGWIKQPRLSGRQCDSSSTEVMSFGPISIASLPLHMDPVVVENTWLTKSSKIDKMEGRVPFRDITNVHPTTSPKRNYSVVGEQNDPLVETRNATQMNSSQRKRYRDRDRYLQMTPYQREAYLQRNREYKRMRRECSASCSNTQPAPQQKNTRANKNICMTGKEVVASSNYEKHDSVFTQLGSSSKGKQVADVGGSGTSRPKAGTRFTISPSGIYLSSISLEDQAAKYELKNVRQRKRHHCVNMHSELSHDQEETHVQEICGHNKRQRPEKESCSTARDRGRETNNLHEDLIYVPQDSFPAIHEYLANTEDSIEYDDVDDESLMYNRPCLDFESYQEPKHVTKCIQADPYDHIYHKLPRGYHFLERVPNCRHCNAKRFQYETPTFCCMNGKVKIVTPVVPDELRQLYMSQDPNAKYFQDHIRCFNSHFSFTSLGVILDRRFCNRRFGVYTFCAQGQIYHRIDQLVPKEDGPKHLQLYFYDTDADLQQRFLHSPNLDQTLIRKLVNILSNQRVYNALTTSQVAAIWVEGNNPRSYFDRSIMVYGKSDKPQYIKAYHGCYDPLSYPLFFPNGEVGWNLNLPKVAPHGKRKRNDQANALSEEGVEKSSGSCVSPREYYCYKLQI; encoded by the exons ATGGGATGGATCAAGCAGCCAAGACTCAGTGGTCGACAGTGCGACTCTTCCAGCACTGAAGTTATGTCTTTTGGGCCAATTTCAATTGCCTCACTACCTCTACACATGGATCCT GTTGTGGTTGAAAACACTTGGCTTACAAAATCAAGTAAAATCGACAAGATGGAAGGCCGGGTTCCATTCAGAGATATTACAAATGTTCACccaacaacttcaccaaaaaggaACTACT CTGTCGTTGGAGAGCAGAATGATCCTTTAGTTGAAACCAGAAATGCTACGCAAATGAATTCTTCCCAGCGTAAGCGTTACCGTGACCGGGATAGATACTTGCAAATGACTCCATATCAGAGGGAAGCCTATTTGCAAAGGAATCGTGAGTACAAAAGAATGAGGCGTGAGTGCAGCGCAAGTTGTAGCAATACACAACCAGCACCCCAGCAGAAAAATACAAGAGCTAATAAGAACATATGCATGACAG GAAAGGAAGTCGTGGCCAGTTCAAACTATGAGAAGCATGATTCGGTATTTACTCAACTGGGGTCTTCATCAAAAGGAAAACAAG TGGCGGATGTTGGTGGTTCTGGCACAAGTCGTCCAAAAGCTGGAACTCGATTCACCATCAGTCCATCTGGCATATATTTATCATCAAtatccttggaagatcaagctgCAAAATATGAATTGAAAAATGTACGTCAGCGTAAGCGACATCATTGCGTCAACATGCACTCAGAACTGTCACATGATCAAGAAGAAACACACGTACAAGAGATTTGTGGCCATAATAAAAGACAGAGGCCAGAAAAAGAAAGTTGTAGTACTGCACGGGATCGTGGCAGAGAGACCAACAACTTGCATGAAGACCTCATTTATGTGCCCCAGGATTCTTTTCCTGCCATTCATG AATATCTGGCAAATACTGAAGACTCCATTGAGTACGATGATGTGGATGATGAGAGTCTAATGTATAATAGACCAT GTCTTGACTTTGAATCATATCAAGAGCCAAAGCATGTCACAAAATGCATACAAGCAGATCCATATGATCATATATATCATAAATTGCCCCGTGGCTATCATTTTCTAGAGCGAGTGCCCAACTGTAGACATTGCAATGCGAAAAGGTTCCAATATGAGACGCCAACATTTTGTTGCATGAATGGAAAAGTAAAGATAGTAACCCCAGTGGTTCCTGATGAATTGCGTCAGTTGTACATGAGCCAGGATCCAAATGCAAAATACTTCCAAGATCATATACGGTGCTTCAATTCTCATTTCTCTTTTACCTCTCTTGGTGTGATCCTGGACCGAAGATTCTGCAATAGGAGGTTTGGAGTATACACCTTTTGCGCACAGGGCCAAATTTATCACCGTATTGACCAGTTGGTTCCAAAAGAAGATGGCCCCAAGCATTTACAGTTATACTTCTATGACACGGATGCAGATTTGCAACAAAGATTTCTTCACTCGCCAAACCTTGACCAAACTCTGATCCGGAAGTTGGTGAATATACTTTCAA ATCAAAGAGTATATAATGCTCTGACAACATCACAAGTAGCAGCAATTTGGGTCGAGGGAAATAATCCTCGAAGTTATTTTGACAGGAGTATCATGGTTTACGGTAAATCGGATAAACCACAATACATAAAAGCATACCATGGTTGCTATGATCCATTGTCGTATCCACTTTTTTTCCCGAATGGGGAAGTTGGATGGAACCTGAATTTACCAAAAGTTGCTCCCCATGGTAAGAGGAAGAGAAATGATCAAGCAAATGCTCTCAGTGAAGAAG GAGTGGAAAAGAGCTCTGGTTCTTGTGTATCACCAAGGGAATATTATTGTTATAAGTTACAAATATAA
- the LOC123152122 gene encoding uncharacterized protein isoform X3: MEGRVPFRDITNVHPTTSPKRNYSVVGEQNDPLVETRNATQMNSSQRKRYRDRDRYLQMTPYQREAYLQRNREYKRMRRECSASCSNTQPAPQQKNTRANKNICMTGKEVVASSNYEKHDSVFTQLGSSSKGKQVADVGGSGTSRPKAGTRFTISPSGIYLSSISLEDQAAKYELKNVRQRKRHHCVNMHSELSHDQEETHVQEICGHNKRQRPEKESCSTARDRGRETNNLHEDLIYVPQDSFPAIHEYLANTEDSIEYDDVDDESLMYNRPCLDFESYQEPKHVTKCIQADPYDHIYHKLPRGYHFLERVPNCRHCNAKRFQYETPTFCCMNGKVKIVTPVVPDELRQLYMSQDPNAKYFQDHIRCFNSHFSFTSLGVILDRRFCNRRFGVYTFCAQGQIYHRIDQLVPKEDGPKHLQLYFYDTDADLQQRFLHSPNLDQTLIRKLVNILSSNPYAQIFRNLGSIPNLDEYNIELNTNIALDQRVYNALTTSQVAAIWVEGNNPRSYFDRSIMVYGKSDKPQYIKAYHGCYDPLSYPLFFPNGEVGWNLNLPKVAPHGKRKRNDQANALSEEGVEKSSGSCVSPREYYCYKLQI; encoded by the exons ATGGAAGGCCGGGTTCCATTCAGAGATATTACAAATGTTCACccaacaacttcaccaaaaaggaACTACT CTGTCGTTGGAGAGCAGAATGATCCTTTAGTTGAAACCAGAAATGCTACGCAAATGAATTCTTCCCAGCGTAAGCGTTACCGTGACCGGGATAGATACTTGCAAATGACTCCATATCAGAGGGAAGCCTATTTGCAAAGGAATCGTGAGTACAAAAGAATGAGGCGTGAGTGCAGCGCAAGTTGTAGCAATACACAACCAGCACCCCAGCAGAAAAATACAAGAGCTAATAAGAACATATGCATGACAG GAAAGGAAGTCGTGGCCAGTTCAAACTATGAGAAGCATGATTCGGTATTTACTCAACTGGGGTCTTCATCAAAAGGAAAACAAG TGGCGGATGTTGGTGGTTCTGGCACAAGTCGTCCAAAAGCTGGAACTCGATTCACCATCAGTCCATCTGGCATATATTTATCATCAAtatccttggaagatcaagctgCAAAATATGAATTGAAAAATGTACGTCAGCGTAAGCGACATCATTGCGTCAACATGCACTCAGAACTGTCACATGATCAAGAAGAAACACACGTACAAGAGATTTGTGGCCATAATAAAAGACAGAGGCCAGAAAAAGAAAGTTGTAGTACTGCACGGGATCGTGGCAGAGAGACCAACAACTTGCATGAAGACCTCATTTATGTGCCCCAGGATTCTTTTCCTGCCATTCATG AATATCTGGCAAATACTGAAGACTCCATTGAGTACGATGATGTGGATGATGAGAGTCTAATGTATAATAGACCAT GTCTTGACTTTGAATCATATCAAGAGCCAAAGCATGTCACAAAATGCATACAAGCAGATCCATATGATCATATATATCATAAATTGCCCCGTGGCTATCATTTTCTAGAGCGAGTGCCCAACTGTAGACATTGCAATGCGAAAAGGTTCCAATATGAGACGCCAACATTTTGTTGCATGAATGGAAAAGTAAAGATAGTAACCCCAGTGGTTCCTGATGAATTGCGTCAGTTGTACATGAGCCAGGATCCAAATGCAAAATACTTCCAAGATCATATACGGTGCTTCAATTCTCATTTCTCTTTTACCTCTCTTGGTGTGATCCTGGACCGAAGATTCTGCAATAGGAGGTTTGGAGTATACACCTTTTGCGCACAGGGCCAAATTTATCACCGTATTGACCAGTTGGTTCCAAAAGAAGATGGCCCCAAGCATTTACAGTTATACTTCTATGACACGGATGCAGATTTGCAACAAAGATTTCTTCACTCGCCAAACCTTGACCAAACTCTGATCCGGAAGTTGGTGAATATACTTTCAAGTAATCCTTATGCACAAATATTTAGAAACCTTGGTTCTATTCCAAACCTTGATGAATATAATATTGAGCTTAACACAAATATTGCCTTAGATCAAAGAGTATATAATGCTCTGACAACATCACAAGTAGCAGCAATTTGGGTCGAGGGAAATAATCCTCGAAGTTATTTTGACAGGAGTATCATGGTTTACGGTAAATCGGATAAACCACAATACATAAAAGCATACCATGGTTGCTATGATCCATTGTCGTATCCACTTTTTTTCCCGAATGGGGAAGTTGGATGGAACCTGAATTTACCAAAAGTTGCTCCCCATGGTAAGAGGAAGAGAAATGATCAAGCAAATGCTCTCAGTGAAGAAG GAGTGGAAAAGAGCTCTGGTTCTTGTGTATCACCAAGGGAATATTATTGTTATAAGTTACAAATATAA
- the LOC123152122 gene encoding uncharacterized protein isoform X1, translating into MGWIKQPRLSGRQCDSSSTEVMSFGPISIASLPLHMDPVVVENTWLTKSSKIDKMEGRVPFRDITNVHPTTSPKRNYSVVGEQNDPLVETRNATQMNSSQRKRYRDRDRYLQMTPYQREAYLQRNREYKRMRRECSASCSNTQPAPQQKNTRANKNICMTGKEVVASSNYEKHDSVFTQLGSSSKGKQVADVGGSGTSRPKAGTRFTISPSGIYLSSISLEDQAAKYELKNVRQRKRHHCVNMHSELSHDQEETHVQEICGHNKRQRPEKESCSTARDRGRETNNLHEDLIYVPQDSFPAIHEYLANTEDSIEYDDVDDESLMYNRPCLDFESYQEPKHVTKCIQADPYDHIYHKLPRGYHFLERVPNCRHCNAKRFQYETPTFCCMNGKVKIVTPVVPDELRQLYMSQDPNAKYFQDHIRCFNSHFSFTSLGVILDRRFCNRRFGVYTFCAQGQIYHRIDQLVPKEDGPKHLQLYFYDTDADLQQRFLHSPNLDQTLIRKLVNILSSNPYAQIFRNLGSIPNLDEYNIELNTNIALDQRVYNALTTSQVAAIWVEGNNPRSYFDRSIMVYGKSDKPQYIKAYHGCYDPLSYPLFFPNGEVGWNLNLPKVAPHGKRKRNDQANALSEEGVEKSSGSCVSPREYYCYKLQI; encoded by the exons ATGGGATGGATCAAGCAGCCAAGACTCAGTGGTCGACAGTGCGACTCTTCCAGCACTGAAGTTATGTCTTTTGGGCCAATTTCAATTGCCTCACTACCTCTACACATGGATCCT GTTGTGGTTGAAAACACTTGGCTTACAAAATCAAGTAAAATCGACAAGATGGAAGGCCGGGTTCCATTCAGAGATATTACAAATGTTCACccaacaacttcaccaaaaaggaACTACT CTGTCGTTGGAGAGCAGAATGATCCTTTAGTTGAAACCAGAAATGCTACGCAAATGAATTCTTCCCAGCGTAAGCGTTACCGTGACCGGGATAGATACTTGCAAATGACTCCATATCAGAGGGAAGCCTATTTGCAAAGGAATCGTGAGTACAAAAGAATGAGGCGTGAGTGCAGCGCAAGTTGTAGCAATACACAACCAGCACCCCAGCAGAAAAATACAAGAGCTAATAAGAACATATGCATGACAG GAAAGGAAGTCGTGGCCAGTTCAAACTATGAGAAGCATGATTCGGTATTTACTCAACTGGGGTCTTCATCAAAAGGAAAACAAG TGGCGGATGTTGGTGGTTCTGGCACAAGTCGTCCAAAAGCTGGAACTCGATTCACCATCAGTCCATCTGGCATATATTTATCATCAAtatccttggaagatcaagctgCAAAATATGAATTGAAAAATGTACGTCAGCGTAAGCGACATCATTGCGTCAACATGCACTCAGAACTGTCACATGATCAAGAAGAAACACACGTACAAGAGATTTGTGGCCATAATAAAAGACAGAGGCCAGAAAAAGAAAGTTGTAGTACTGCACGGGATCGTGGCAGAGAGACCAACAACTTGCATGAAGACCTCATTTATGTGCCCCAGGATTCTTTTCCTGCCATTCATG AATATCTGGCAAATACTGAAGACTCCATTGAGTACGATGATGTGGATGATGAGAGTCTAATGTATAATAGACCAT GTCTTGACTTTGAATCATATCAAGAGCCAAAGCATGTCACAAAATGCATACAAGCAGATCCATATGATCATATATATCATAAATTGCCCCGTGGCTATCATTTTCTAGAGCGAGTGCCCAACTGTAGACATTGCAATGCGAAAAGGTTCCAATATGAGACGCCAACATTTTGTTGCATGAATGGAAAAGTAAAGATAGTAACCCCAGTGGTTCCTGATGAATTGCGTCAGTTGTACATGAGCCAGGATCCAAATGCAAAATACTTCCAAGATCATATACGGTGCTTCAATTCTCATTTCTCTTTTACCTCTCTTGGTGTGATCCTGGACCGAAGATTCTGCAATAGGAGGTTTGGAGTATACACCTTTTGCGCACAGGGCCAAATTTATCACCGTATTGACCAGTTGGTTCCAAAAGAAGATGGCCCCAAGCATTTACAGTTATACTTCTATGACACGGATGCAGATTTGCAACAAAGATTTCTTCACTCGCCAAACCTTGACCAAACTCTGATCCGGAAGTTGGTGAATATACTTTCAAGTAATCCTTATGCACAAATATTTAGAAACCTTGGTTCTATTCCAAACCTTGATGAATATAATATTGAGCTTAACACAAATATTGCCTTAGATCAAAGAGTATATAATGCTCTGACAACATCACAAGTAGCAGCAATTTGGGTCGAGGGAAATAATCCTCGAAGTTATTTTGACAGGAGTATCATGGTTTACGGTAAATCGGATAAACCACAATACATAAAAGCATACCATGGTTGCTATGATCCATTGTCGTATCCACTTTTTTTCCCGAATGGGGAAGTTGGATGGAACCTGAATTTACCAAAAGTTGCTCCCCATGGTAAGAGGAAGAGAAATGATCAAGCAAATGCTCTCAGTGAAGAAG GAGTGGAAAAGAGCTCTGGTTCTTGTGTATCACCAAGGGAATATTATTGTTATAAGTTACAAATATAA